The Streptomyces achromogenes genome window below encodes:
- a CDS encoding L,D-transpeptidase, giving the protein MSHQPRPRTVVGCTLLVIALGAVASACGSDGNPLSARPYDATDQISFNAPDGDGKKADPDKPIEVTADDDRITDVTAVDSTGRYVAGRLSADGDRWRSTEPLAAGAHYTVRVSTEDDDGAPGRRVLSFDTGKPTVKKRLAVEFGPEAGEYGVGQPVVAKLGQPVKDPAQRAVVERGLKVDSTPFAQGAWHWVDDKELHYRPKEYWPAHATVRAHSNLDGIKISDRLWGGPVKELKLTTGDRVIAVTDAATHSMKVSRNNQEIKQIPVTTGKPGFDTRNGVKVVLGKEYYVRMRGTTVGIAEGSADSYDLPVYYATRVTWSGEYVHAAPWSVGSQGYANVSHGCTGMSTANAEWFFDNIRQGDVVQVVNSNGDTMETFGNGFGDWNLDWAKWTKGSALTGGKQKTRAETARLSPAAV; this is encoded by the coding sequence ATGAGCCACCAACCCCGCCCCCGCACCGTCGTCGGCTGCACCCTGCTGGTGATCGCCCTGGGCGCGGTCGCAAGCGCCTGCGGCTCCGACGGCAACCCGCTCTCCGCGCGCCCCTACGACGCGACGGACCAGATCTCCTTCAACGCCCCCGACGGCGACGGGAAGAAGGCCGACCCGGACAAGCCCATCGAGGTGACCGCCGACGACGACCGCATCACGGACGTCACCGCCGTCGACTCCACGGGCCGCTACGTCGCGGGCCGGCTCTCCGCCGACGGCGACCGCTGGCGCAGCACCGAACCCCTGGCCGCCGGCGCCCACTACACGGTCCGGGTGAGCACCGAGGACGACGACGGGGCGCCCGGCCGCCGGGTCCTCTCCTTCGACACCGGCAAGCCCACCGTCAAGAAGCGCCTGGCGGTGGAGTTCGGCCCCGAGGCGGGCGAGTACGGCGTCGGCCAGCCCGTCGTCGCCAAACTCGGCCAGCCGGTCAAGGACCCCGCCCAGCGGGCCGTCGTGGAACGGGGGCTGAAGGTCGACTCCACACCCTTCGCGCAGGGCGCCTGGCACTGGGTGGACGACAAGGAGCTCCACTACCGCCCCAAGGAGTACTGGCCCGCCCACGCCACCGTCCGCGCCCACAGCAATCTGGACGGCATCAAGATCAGCGACCGGCTGTGGGGCGGCCCCGTGAAGGAGCTCAAACTCACCACCGGCGACCGGGTCATCGCCGTGACGGACGCGGCGACGCACTCCATGAAAGTCTCCAGGAACAACCAGGAGATCAAACAGATCCCCGTCACCACCGGCAAGCCCGGCTTCGACACCCGCAACGGCGTCAAGGTCGTCCTGGGCAAGGAGTACTACGTACGTATGCGCGGGACCACCGTCGGCATCGCCGAGGGCTCCGCGGACTCGTACGACCTGCCCGTCTACTACGCCACCCGGGTCACCTGGAGCGGCGAGTACGTCCACGCCGCCCCCTGGTCCGTGGGCTCCCAGGGCTACGCCAACGTCAGTCACGGCTGCACCGGCATGAGCACCGCCAACGCCGAGTGGTTCTTCGACAACATCCGCCAGGGCGACGTCGTCCAGGTCGTCAACAGCAACGGCGACACCATGGAGACGTTCGGCAACGGCTTCGGCGACTGGAACCTGGACTGGGCCAAGTGGACCAAGGGCAGCGCGCTGACGGGCGGCAAGCAGAAGACGCGAGCGGAGACCGCGCGACTGAGTCCCGCGGCGGTGTGA